One Betta splendens chromosome 8, fBetSpl5.4, whole genome shotgun sequence DNA segment encodes these proteins:
- the limd2 gene encoding LIM domain-containing protein 2 — protein sequence MDTRSPAEEKPVQRSKSFSFKTQKEVCSSCGKTVYPMERLVANNLVFHSTCFCCKHCNAKLSLGSFAALQGEFYCKPHFQQLFKSKGNYDEGFGRKQHKELWASKETDNI from the exons ATG GACACTAGAAGCCCAGCTGAGGAGAAACCTGTCCAGCGATCCAAG TCCTTCAGCTTTAAGACTCAAAAGGAAGTGTGTTCATCATGTGGGAAGACTGTCTACCCCATGGAGAGATTGGTTGCCAACAACCTGGTCTTCCACTCCACATGCTTCTGCTGCAAGCACTGCAACGCCAAACTCAG CCTTGGCAGCTTTGCCGCTCTTCAAGGTGAATTTTATTGCAAGCCACACTTCCAGCAGCTGTTCAAGAGCAAAGGCAACTACGATGAGGGCTTCGGGCGCAAGCAGCACAAGGAGCTCTGGGCCTCCAAGGAGACGGATAATATATAA